The Myroides phaeus DNA segment TTTTTTTCTGCTACATCAATCAAAGTATTTAATGCTACTATCTTAAATTGTGCTTCAGCTAAAGCCTTTTTTAAAGCTTTTACTTCTAAAGATTCTAAATTGGTTGTTTTTTCTTCCATAAGAATTGGAATGTTAATTTCTTTACAAAGATCTTTGTTTTTGTTGTAATTAACTAATAACCAATTTGTTATTGTACTTTTACTTTCGATTCCATACGTTATACAAGCTTCTTTTATAGTCATTTTGTGTTCTGTAATACTATGAACTACTTGACGTTTTAAGCTTTCTGAATAAATTTTATTCCTGCGTGTTTGATCAAATTCTATACTTCCATATTTCTTAATCCACCGACTCACCGTTGGTTGTCTTAAATCATACTTGAGAGTAACTGAACTTTGGGTAGCGCCATTTTCTATTTCTTGAATTACTTTTTCAATAAATTTTAAGTGATAACGTTCTGTCTTTTTTTGTCTTGTTTGATTACTATTTTCCATTTTTAACTGTTTTAAAACTGTACAGTTATTTCAGGACGGGTCAATAGTGTAATGACCTTGTTTTAACATCCCTATCCCAACGTTTAACTCAATTGAAAAGAAACTACTATTAGTTCTCAATTTGTAAAAAAACAGTACGTGTCATCAAACAAAAAAGGGTGTCCTTTACGGACACCCTTTTACAATAGTTTAATCTCCCAATTTGCTCATAAAAAACTAAACTATCAAAACTTTGATAACATAGCACTATGTTATTCTTAATCGGAAGCAATATACTCTATTATGATTACAAATAGAATTTTATCTACTAAAAAGCAATCATTTTTTTATATGGTACGATAGTCGTATACCCTTTTGTTTCAAAATAGGTAGATGGGTTTTCTTTTGATGCTACTAAGACAAAATCTCCTCCCCAAGCACCAAGACTTTTAACTTCTCCATTAAAATCAGCAAACAAGCGCTGTTTCACGGTTTCTTGTTCAAGTACAGCACTCATCAATGACTCGTGTTCTTTGATCAAATCGCAAAAAGATTCAAAACTTACACACGCTTGCATTTCTTTTCCTAATTCTTCAATGCGATTCCCGATATCTCCTAAAGCGTTTTTCTTTTTGCGGTAATTGGCAATTGCTTCTTTACTACTCTTCTTTTGATTTAAGTAAACAAAATACAAGTGTTCTGTAAAGTTTGGCGAAAAAGTAACCGCTGTAATTTCTGGCGAGTTGCCTTGTCTTCTATAAAAAATTGGTTTGTCATATTGTGCACACGCTATGTCATAGCCACTACCTCCAAACGATTCTTCTAACAATTGAAAACCGTTAATTCCAAACCATTGTGCAACATTGTTAATCCACGTTGATGATGTTCCCAATCCCCAAATACGAGGAAAAGTTAATTCACAAGTAACATCAAAGCCTTGTGCCTTATTTAACAACACCTCATTTTGTTTATGTGCTGCGCTTAAAACATCTATCAATACGCCTCGAAATGTGGAAGTATCCGGTTTATTAGCATTAATTATTTCGTTAATAGTAACTTCCTCTTGCATCCACATTGATCCATCTGCATCAAAATTAGTCCAACGAATTAGTCCTGTTGATGTTTCTGTTACTTCCATAGATTGTCCAAAACGAGTAGGCACAGCGAATGCACGTACACCATCTAAAACCAAGTACTCTCCTGTTAGAAGTAATTTTCCGTTACTATAAAACTTTTGTGTCTGCATTATTTTCTAAGGCTTTCTAATAATTCAACTACTGCGCTATGTGAAACAACATTCTTTTCAAAATGTGCTACTACTTTTACACGCTCAGCATCTGTTGCTTTAAATTGATTTAAGATATTCATCAAGTGCATTTTCATATGTCCTTGTTGAATTCCCGTAGTTGTAAGCGATTTAACAGCTGCAAAGTTCTGTGCTATTCCGGCAACTGCAATTACTTGCATTAACTCAGTAGCTGAAGGTTTTTGCAACATTTGTAAAGCAACTTTCACCATTGGGTGTAATGAAGTCAATCCTCCTACTGTTCCCAAAGCTAATGGTAAATCAATCCAAAATTTAAAAATACCATTCTCTAAGGAAGCGTGTGATAAACTACTATATTGTCCGCTGCGAGCTGCATAGGCGTGAACTCCTGCTTCAATAGCGCGGAAATCATTACCCGTAGCAACAACAACTGCATCTACACCATTCATCACTCCTTTATTATGCGTTACTGCTCTAAAAGGCTCTACTTCTGCAATGCGAACAGCTTGTACAAACTTCTCTGCAAATAAAATAGGGTCTTTAATATCCGCCGATTTCAAATCTTCAACCGGACAACTAACCTCAGCGCGAACAACACAATTAGGAACGTAGTTAGATAAAATACTCATCACTACATCTATTTGCTTTTCCTCTTCTGTAAAAGTTGTATTAGCAATTGCTTTTGCTTTTAAAGTAGAAGCTATTTGCTCTAAACACGAGTTGATAAAATTAGCCCCCATACTATCTTTCGTTTCAAAAGTAACGTGTAGTTGATAGTAATTCGGAATATCAGAAGTCTTATCTCTTAATTCGATTTTTTGAATTCCTCCTCCACGCTTTTGCATATTCTGAGTAATTGAAAAAGTATCGTCTAAAAATGCTTGTTGTGTATTTGCAATAAATGCTTCCAGTTTTTGTTTATCTCCTTTGTAGATAAAGTGTACTTGACCTATTTTTTCTGTACCTAAAATAGTCGTTTTAAACCCACCTCTTTCAGACCAAAACTTTGCAGCTTTAGATGCAGCGGCAACAACCGAGCTCTCCTCAATTACCATAGGAATTGTGTACCACTTGTCATTGATAAGAAAGTTAGGAGCTACACCAAATGGTAAATAAAAATTCGTAATTGTATTCTCGATAAACTCATCGTGAAGTTTTTGTAACTCCTCGTCTGAATTCCAATATTGCTCGATTAATTCAACTACATCTTCAGGGTTTGAAAAATACGTCTGAGCTATCCAATTGATTTTGTCACGTTTACTTAACTTAGAAAAACCATTAATATTACCTGCCTTCATAATTTTTATTTAAGCGACAAAGATAACTCATTCTTACAAGGTTAAAAAAACTAAAAAATCAACAAACACTCATTTTTGTTTAATTTATTATGACTTTCTTTGGCAAAATTGCGTCAATAGATTTAAGCTTTTATTGCCTATTCCGAAAAATAAATTGGTGTAAATCATATTTTTTCATTAAAATTGGAAGTTTTTTCGATTAAATATATAATGAAACACCTTAAGATTACCCTACTATTTTGCATTATTGCATCACAATTTGGGTTTGCTCAAAAACAAATTGAACAGGAAGAAATTTGGAACGGTTCTTTCAAAACAAAAGTAATGCAATCCGTCAACGCCATGGAAAACTCCAACCAATACTCACGTATTGAGCACGTTAATAAAGATATGCAAGAAATTAACCTATACAGTTTCCAAACACTACAAAAGGTTAAGACAATCTTCTCTACAAGTGATTTTAAAGACATAACTTCTATTGATACTTATGTGTTTGACCATAAAGAGGAACAATTGTTAATCGGAACGAATTCTACGCCAATCTATCGCCGTTCGGCTTTGGCTGATTATTATTTGTTTAATCCTACAAAAAATACACTTGTCAAAATTGCAGACCACAAAATCTTAGAACCTACTTTTTCTAACGATGGGTCTAAAATTGCTTATGCATACAAAAACAACTTGTTTATTTACGACATC contains these protein-coding regions:
- a CDS encoding IS630 transposase-related protein, encoding MENSNQTRQKKTERYHLKFIEKVIQEIENGATQSSVTLKYDLRQPTVSRWIKKYGSIEFDQTRRNKIYSESLKRQVVHSITEHKMTIKEACITYGIESKSTITNWLLVNYNKNKDLCKEINIPILMEEKTTNLESLEVKALKKALAEAQFKIVALNTLIDVAEKKLDIDIRKKSGSKQLKK
- a CDS encoding GYDIA family GHMP kinase, coding for MQTQKFYSNGKLLLTGEYLVLDGVRAFAVPTRFGQSMEVTETSTGLIRWTNFDADGSMWMQEEVTINEIINANKPDTSTFRGVLIDVLSAAHKQNEVLLNKAQGFDVTCELTFPRIWGLGTSSTWINNVAQWFGINGFQLLEESFGGSGYDIACAQYDKPIFYRRQGNSPEITAVTFSPNFTEHLYFVYLNQKKSSKEAIANYRKKKNALGDIGNRIEELGKEMQACVSFESFCDLIKEHESLMSAVLEQETVKQRLFADFNGEVKSLGAWGGDFVLVASKENPSTYFETKGYTTIVPYKKMIAF
- a CDS encoding hydroxymethylglutaryl-CoA reductase, degradative, translating into MKAGNINGFSKLSKRDKINWIAQTYFSNPEDVVELIEQYWNSDEELQKLHDEFIENTITNFYLPFGVAPNFLINDKWYTIPMVIEESSVVAAASKAAKFWSERGGFKTTILGTEKIGQVHFIYKGDKQKLEAFIANTQQAFLDDTFSITQNMQKRGGGIQKIELRDKTSDIPNYYQLHVTFETKDSMGANFINSCLEQIASTLKAKAIANTTFTEEEKQIDVVMSILSNYVPNCVVRAEVSCPVEDLKSADIKDPILFAEKFVQAVRIAEVEPFRAVTHNKGVMNGVDAVVVATGNDFRAIEAGVHAYAARSGQYSSLSHASLENGIFKFWIDLPLALGTVGGLTSLHPMVKVALQMLQKPSATELMQVIAVAGIAQNFAAVKSLTTTGIQQGHMKMHLMNILNQFKATDAERVKVVAHFEKNVVSHSAVVELLESLRK